Within the Pseudomonas mendocina genome, the region GCATGTTCGCGGTGTTCTACGTCGACAACGGCTCGGGCTTTGCCAACGACACCGTGCGTGAGGTGGTCGACCGCCTCGGCGGCACCATGACCCATGCGCTGCCTTACAACAGCCAAGCGCGTGGCTTGATCGAGCGTGCTCACCAGTCCATTTGGGTGACGGCTGCGAAGAAGCTGCCGAGCTACATCGGCGCCGCCATGGACAAGCACGCGGGCACTGCGGTGCACAGGATCAGCCGCAAGCAGTTGCGCGAGGCCGGCACCACCGCACTAATCCCGACCTTTGCCGAGTTCATCGCGGGCGTCGAGTTTGAGCTGGAGGCTTACAACAACAGGCCGCACCGTGGCCTGGCGAAAGTCCGCGATCCGCAGACCGGTCGCATGCGCCACATGAGTCCTAACGAAGCCTGGCAGGCAGCTATCGACAGCGGCTGGGAGCCGATGCTGGCGCCTGCAGAGCTGGTAGAGGACCTGATGCGCCCGCAAGTGGTCCGCCCTGTACGCCGTGGCGAAATCACCTGGGCCGGTCACAGATACTTCCTCGACAGCCTGCGCGATCTGCACGGCGAAGACGTGAGCGTGGCCTACGACGTGCGCGACGCCTCCCGCGTATGGGTTCGCACCCTGGAAGGCCACCTGCTCGGCGAGGCGCTTCTCGATGGCAACGCCAGCGACTACATGCCGAAAACGATGATCGAGCAGGCCTACGAGCGCCGCGAACACGGCCAGATGAAGCGCGCCATCGACAAACTGGAAACCGTGACCGGCAAGCGTGTCGAGCTGCTTGCACCGACTACGGCACCAAGCGCCAACCTGGAGCCGGTTCAGTTGGCCAGCGCCCAGCAATACGCCGCCCTGACTCTAGACGCCCAGGCCGCCGCGTTCACCGTGCCGGGTGACCCGATGGCCCGCTACGACCTCTGGCAGAGCCTCAACGAACGCCACCTCGCTGGCGCAACCCTCACCGATGACGAAGCCCGCTGGCATGAACGCTACCCGGCCCACCCGGACTTCGCCTCGATTCAACGCATGTATGACCAATTCGCGGAGCCGGCAACGGCCCGCGCTTGACCTGGGGAGTAACACCTATGAGCGTTTCCAAGATCGTACCTTTAACCAACGTCGGCCTCCTGGCCAGCGCCATTGACCGTGCCCTGCAACGCCCGGTCGGCCTGCCCGGCCTGGTAGTCATGTTCGGGCCGAGTGGCTTTGGTAAGTCCGTTGCCGCAGCCTGTGCCGCCAACCAGCACCGCGCCTATTACGTCGAGTGCCGTGATAGCTGGACTAAGAAGGCGTTCCTACTCGCCATCCTGCGCGATATGGCGATCACCCCGGCCCGCAACATCAGCGAGATGGTCGACCAGATCGCCGAGCAGCTCAGCTTGAGCAACCGGCCGCTGATCGTCGATGACGTGCAGTACCTCCTGGACAAGAGCGCGGCCAACGTCCTGACCGACCTCTACAACGCCAGCCAGGGCACCATCATCCTGATCGGTGAAGAGAAGGTCGCCAGCAGCCTGTCCAGGCTGGAGCGCCTGCACAACCGCGTGCTGGAGTGGGTGCCCGCCCAGGCTGCCAACCTGGTGGACGTCAAGCGCCTGGCCAGCGTCAGTTACCCGAACCTGCGCCTGGCAGATGATCTGCTGCAAGACCTGAACAACGCTGTTAAAGGCTGCCTGCGTCGGGTCGCGGTCAACCTGCACCGTGTGAACAGCGAAGCCACTGCGTCCGGTCTGGAAGAAGTTGACTTGGCCACTTGGGGCAAGCGCGGCTGGTTCACTGGCGCAGCCCCTGCGCGGAGGGTTGCTTGATGGCTGCCGGACGCAAAGCGATTCACTTGGAAATGCGCGGCGGTAAGAACAACCGGCAGCGCGTGTGGGAGGCCATCCGAGCGGCGGCCGACAGCTTCACCAGCTACAACGTGGCCCGCAAATCGAACGTCGACCACGCCACTGTCCGCACCTACCTCCAGGGGCTGATGAAGGGCGGCTATGTGAAGGTACTCAGTGGCGGCCGTTTCGAGGAACAGACCTTCGCCCTGGCTAATGACATCGGCGCGGAAGCGCCCGCTGTTACCCGTGACGGCAAAGCCAGCACGGCAGGTTCGGGAACCGAAGCCATGTGGCGCTCGCTGCGCATCCTGGGCGAGCTGGATGCCCAGGAGCTGGCGGATCAGGCCTCGATTGCGACGCCGACCACCCGAAGCACCGCCATGCGCTACCTACAGTGGCTGGTGCATGCCGGCTATGTCCAGGTCGTGAGCAAGGGCGCGCCGGGCAAGCCTGCCCGTTACCGCCTAATTCCCCAGCGCTACAGCGGCCCGCGCCCGCCGATGATTCAGCGGATTGGTCAGGTGTTTGACCCGAACCTGGGCAAGGTCGTTTACCGCCAGCCCGAGCCGGAGGGCGACGAATGAATCGCGCCGCCCGCGTAGACCTTTCGGCATGGGGCGAACAGCCGCCGCTGTTCGTCAGCCTGCTGGCACGTGAGGTCGAGAACAGCAACCGCACCAAGGCGGCCGGCCGCATCGGCATGAGCCGCACAGCCGTAACCCTGCTGTTGCAGAACCGCTACCCGTCACCAAGCACTGAGCACGTTGAGCGCCGTGTGATGGACACCCTCGGCCGCATCGAGTGCGTCGCGCTGGGTGAGGTGATCACGGCCGAGCAGTGCCAAAGCTACCGCGAAAAGCCCGCGCCTACCCACAACCCACACGCGATGCAGCACTGGCGCGCCTGCCATCACTGCCCGCAAAACCCCCGCTGTGCCGCACAGGAGCAACGTTATGGCAGCCACTGAGCAACGCCCGATGAAAGTCCTGACCCCAGCGCTGGCCACCAGCCTGCGCGACTTCAACGCAGCCGCCCGCCACCTCCAGGCCATGGGCGTGCGACTGCTGCAGATCAAACCCACTGAGAACCGCCTGGAGATCAGCCCCGAAGACGGCGAACGCCTGCAAGGCAAGCGCCTGACCGAGGGCTACCAGCGCCACGCCTCGGCAGGGAGTGACCGCATCACGGTGATGTTTGAGGGCGTAACCCTCGAATGGCGCCGCCCTATCAGCTACCGCGATTTTCAAATCATTCACTGAGAGAGGACCCCAAACATGGCACCGAAAAAACGACTGAAAGCCGCCGCTGCTCAGAACATCCCGCAGACCCGCGACCAGGTGGTAAGCGACATCAAAGCCATCGGCGACGTGCAGCGCGAAATCACCCGACTCGAAACCCAAATGAATGACGAAATCGGTGAAGTTACCGAGCGCTTTGCCGGCCCCGTCGATGATCTTAAAAAGCGCCTGGCTGCCCTGCAGGGCGGCGTACAGGGCTGGTGCGAGGCCCACCGCGCCGAGCTGACCGATAACAACAAGGTCAAGTTTGCCAACCTGGTGACCGGCGAAGTGCAGTGGCGCTGCCGCCCGCCGAGCGTGACCGTGCGTGGCGCCGATACCGTCCTGGAGTTGCTCAAGGTCAAGGGACTTGAGCGCCTGATTCGCACTAAGGAGGAGGTGAACAAAGAGGCCATCCTCAACGAACCGGAGGCCGTCGAAGGGCTGCCGGGCGTGACCATCAACCGCGATATCGAGGACTTCGCAATCGTGCCCTTTGAACAGGCGGTGCAGTGACATGAGCACTTCCATTGTCGAGTTCGCAGACAACGGTCAGGACTTCCTGCACTGGGTGCTGGATGCCGAGGGCGTGGTGGTCGACTCGCGCCCTTTTCAGGGCGACGTCTGGCGAGGGTTGAAAGTGACCAACCTGGAAAAGCTCAAGGCGGGCGGTGTGGTCGAGTACCGACACCACGGCCGCGCCGGTTGCATCAGCCACCTGGTGCGGTCGGTGGTTCCAGTCGTACCGACGGAGGTTGCGGTGCGGGCCAACGGCATTGCCGGGTACGTGACCAGTTCAGTTCGCGGCAAGAAAGTTTCCTGCACTCACAGCGACGAGTACGCAGTTCAACAGCTCGCCAAGAAGCTATTCCCAGACCGTCCTAGCGTTGTCGAGCGCGTGCCGTTCAAGGCAGACGGTCGTATACACAGCAAATGGCTCATTACTCCTGAGGGGGCTTGAAATGACCAAGTTCTATGCGGTCTGCGACATCAGCGGGGCAATCAGGATCACCGACGAGAAACCCTGCGAGGGGCAATTCGCCCTTGCCGTTGGGGAGTTTGATGCGGTGATCGACACCATTGCCAAGACCAGTGGTGGGTGCCCCGCCAACCAGGTTCCTGGCGTGGAGCCTAATGGCGATACCCGCGCAAACCTGGGCGCCATCGCTCGATACATCCAGCTGCTGGGCACTCTTGAAGTGCCGGGCTTTCGAGCGTTGGGGGTCTGAATGAGCAAGGTCACTTTCATTCTTGAAGACCAGGACGGCGATGTGCGGCTGACGCTGGACTTGCGCCAGGGCGACGAGCGCATGCCGGCTGGCCGCCTTGCCGGAGAGCTGTACGCGGATGCGATGCAGCGCATGTACCTGGCCCGCGTTCCGGCCTGCTACCGGCACCCGCCATCCAACACCCTCCATTGAGCGAAACCGCCCCGGCCTAGCCGGGGATGGTCTGCCCAGCGTGGTGGCTGGGTACTGACGAGCAGCCACTGGAGAGAACATGGATCGCAAGAAAGCCCTGGATAAGGTCAAGAAGTGCCTGGCCTTGGCCAATAGCAGCAACCCCAACGAAGCGGCCGCAGCGATGCGACAGGCCCGCGCGATGATGGAGAAGTACCAGCTAGAGCAGAGCGACCTGGACCTGTACGAGATCGAGGAGCACAGCGCCCGAAGCGGTTCGAAGATGAACCCCGCGCAATGGGAAGCCTACCTGGCGCAGATCATCGCCGAGGCCTATGCCTGCCGCCTTATTTTCATGCCCGGTCTGGGCGACTGGCGATTCGTTGGCGAGATGGCCGAGGTGGCTGGTTACGCCATGACCGTGCTGCTGCGCAAAGTGCGCCAGGCCCGCCGCGAGTACATCGGCAATGATCTGAAACGCTGCAAACCAGCCAACAAGACCAAGCGGGCCGACCAGTTCTGCGACGGCTGGGTGTGGGCTGTGCGCAAAGAGGTGATGCAGTTCGCAGGCGCCGCGCCATCAGATGCGACTGAGGCTTACATGCTCAAGCATTACCCCAAGTTGATCACCGGCAAGTCTATCGACCGCAACAGCAGCACCAAGGCTATGAGTCAGCGGGCGATTAGCGATGCTACAGCGGGCATCCGAGCAGCCAATGGTGTGCAACTGCAGCACGGTGTGCGTGGCGCCGAACAGCTGGCCCTGACCTGAGGACATGACGATGACCCTGACAAGCGCCCCTGTAGATGCGCCTGCGATAAAGCGGAGCAAGCACGGCTGCTGCGCCGACGAGGCATGTACTGACGCGACCTGCATGGAACTGCCAGCAGGAAAGGCCTGTGGCGACTGCGTGCATGAGCACCGCTGCTGCCTGATCTTTGGCCACACGCCAACGGACACCTACTGCGACTGGTTCCCGCGCCGCTTCCGCGAGAAGGTCATCAACCCCAACTAAGCGAAACCTCGCCCCACCAGGGGCGAAGGTCTGCCGGGCGTGGTGGCCCGGTACTGATGAGCAGCCGCAATGAATGAATCGACACAAGACCGCAAACGCCGATTGAGCCGCGCTCGCTCGGCCCGTTACCGCAAGAACAAGCGCGACCAGGTGGCGCGGGTTAAAGGCGTCAAGTTCAAGGGCGTCTTTGGCGCGGGAACCATGGCCGATCTGGAGCGCGTCCGCGCCGAGTGTGGGTGCCAGAACATCGAGGAGACGATTGCGCTGATGGCTCGATTCGTCGCGGCATCCGTTCGCCTCGATCCGCTAGCAGTGCGAACGGCCATGAACCCGAGGAACCCGGTATGAGCACAGGCAAGACGAAAATTCAAATCGCCCGCCGCCAACTCGGCCTGGACGATGAAACGTACCGCGCGATCCTCAAGCGCACTGTTGGGGTTGAGTCGTCAAAAGACCTGACCCCGCGCCAGATCGGCCGCGTCCTTGTCGAGCTGGAGCGCTTGGGGTTCAAGCCCAAGGCATCGACCGGTCGCGCCAAGCCGAAGCCGGCTGCCGAGCGCGCCAAGCTGGTCGGCAAGATCGAGGCGCAACTGGCTGAGGCTGGCCGCCCTTGGGACTATGCCGACGCCCTGGCCGCCCGCATGTACCAGGTCGAGCGCCTGGAGTGGTGCGACAGCAAGCAACTGGGCGGCATCATTACCGCGCTGGCCAAGGATGCCGAGCGCCACGGGCGGCCGCTATGAAACTGGAACAGGCCCGTGACCTGCTGCCGCCGACCGTGCAACGCATTGCCGAAGTAGTCGGCCTGCCCGCCACGATGAAGCTAGTGGCCGAGCTGGGCGGCACGTCCTGGTTCTTTGCCCAGGGTGTCGGCCGCAATGGCCAAGCCCGTGTTGCTGCGCTGGCCGAGATCGTTGGCGAGGAAGCGGCCGAGAAGCTCGGGCGCTATGCCAGCGAGCGCGAAACGATCTACATACCCAAGTGCGACGCGGCACTGATCGCGCTGCGCGATGCCGAGATTCATCGCCAGTTTGAACAAGCGACGCGCGAGGGTGTCAGTGCAAATACCGTCGTTAACGAGCTGGCCCGCACCTACCAGCTCAGCGACCGCCATATCTGGCGCATTCTCAAGCGCCTGCCCGAACTGGCCGCCCCGTCTACGCCCGACCTGTTCAACTGAGTTACTGACACCCGTCCGCTAATACCTGCATACCGATGCCGCCGACCATGGCGGCATGAACACTCTAGACCCCAGCACTCTCACCAGCCCCCGCGCCTACGCTTCCGCCGTATTGGCCGAGGCGGCGCTCGACCGCCGCCAGTGGCTGATGGAGCGCTGCCCGGTCGATTGGCGCGCCCAGGTCGAGGAGCACGTCAAGAGCGCATTTCCGAAAGTCGCAGCCTACCGTCGTCACCGTGCCGGCCGGGAAGAACAGGCGCGCGAGAAGCCACCGGCCGCACAGCGCCGCGATGCCACGCCAAAGCCCCGCCCCGTATCACGCTCGGCCCCCGAGGTGGGTAATGCGGCTATCGCCAAGCTACGTAACGCCATCGGCAAGGGTGCCGCATGAGCCTGCGTGGACGTATCGCAGCCGGCACTCTGTTGCTGGCCAGCACCGGCCTTATGGCCTTTCTGGGCACCTGGGAAGGTGACGGGCAAAACACCGTCTACGGCGACAAGCTGGCCCGTGGCCTGCCCACCGTATGCAAGGGCATCACCAAGCACACCAGCCCTTACCCGGTAATCGTCGGTGACTACTGGTCGGACGAGCGCTGCGAAGAGGTAGAGCGCCTTGTTGTCAGCAACGGCCAGCTGGAGCTGGCGGACTGCATCACCAACCAGGACATCAGCCAGAAAACCTTCGACGCGCTGAGCAGCCATGGCCACAACTTTGGCAACCCGTCTACATGCGCAAGCCGGGCCGTCGTCCTGATCAACCGGGGGCGCGTGGCCGAGGGCTGCAATGCCCTTGCATGGGGGGCGGATGGCCGCCCGGTGTGGGCATACGTCACCGATGCCAATGGACGCCTGGTGTTCGTGCGGGGGCTGCACCTTCGCCGCCTGGATGAGCGCCGCCTGTGCCTGGAGGGTCTGCAATGAAGTGGCTCAGCGTCCTGCGTCCCTTACTGCCGTTTGCCGTGACACTGGGTGTTTTGGCAGGCGTTTACTTGCTGATCGATCAGCTTGAGCAAGCGGCATATCGCCGTGGGTTTGGCATGGCCCAAACCGAAGGCGCCCTTGCCCTGGAAACGCTGCGCGGCGAGCACCAGGCCCAGGAGCTGGCCCGCTCCCTGGCCGCCGAGGCCGATGCCAAAGCCGCCGCAAAACGCCTGCAGGAAGAGCAGGCCCGTAACGACAAGCTCGCGTCAGACCTGGCCGAGCAGCAACGCCAACACCGCAAAACAACCGACTACCTCTCAGGGGAGATTGCCCGTGTCGCCGACCTTTACCGGGAGGCGCTCGACGCGCCGCCTAAGCCTCTACCTGCTTGCGTGTTCACTGCTGGCTGGGTGCGGATTTATGACGAAGCAACCGGCGCCCGAGCCGCAATGTCCGGCGCCGCAGATTCCGGCCGAGCTGCTGCGCAAGGCCCCGACCCCGTCGCCGCTGAGCAACTCGATTCAGGCCTCAGCCAGGCCGCTCTCCTGGGACACCACATCCAGTACGCCGAGCAGTGCCGCAACACAGCGGCACAGCTGGACGCTCTGATCGACGCGGTCTTGGGGGGCAAATGATGGTGATGGATTTTACGCAGGCCGTGACCTGGGCCATTTCGCTGCTGGGCATCTTCAGCACGTTGGTTTTCGGCCTGGTCAAGCTGCTGTTGAGCCAGATGGAGAAACGCCTGGGCGAACGCTTTGCCTCCCAGGAAAAGGAGATCGCGAAGCTGGCCGAGCTGGAGCGCGACTTCCTGCGCTTCCAGGCAGAACTGCCTATGCAGTACGTCCACCGCCAGGACTACGTGCGAAACCAAACAGTGATCGAAGCCAAGCTGGACGGGCTACGGGACAAGCTTGAAGTCGTCCAGATGAAAGGAGCCAATCAATGATCAACATCGATACCGCCAAGGTTCGCCGTGAGTCGATGCGCTGGTACATCCTGCTCACCCTCAATAACGCGCGGCCGGTAGACCCGCATGAAGCTCTGGTGCTTTCCACTATCCAGGGCATTCATAGCGATGCGACCCAGCATGAGGTGCGCCGCGAGCTGGATTACCTGGCCGACCGCAGCCTAGTGACGCTCGACAAGCGCCCGGACGGGCAATGGGTGTGCGGCCTGACCCACTACGGCGTCGACGTGGCCGAGTACACCATTCCCTGTAACCCCGGCATTGCCCGGCCGGTGCGAGGCTGAGCCTATGCCACCGCGCAGCAAGGTTGGCCAACTACCGGCCGAGGTGAAGGCCTGGCTGGACCAGGCGCTGATCGAGAGCAACTTCTCGGGCTATGAATTGCTCTCGGCCGAGCTGGCCGAGCGCGGCTACAGCATCGGCAAGTCGGCGCTGCACGCCTATGGCCAGGGCTTCGAAGAACGGCTGTCCGCGCTAAAAGTGGCCAGCGAACAGGCGCGCGCCGTGGTTGCCGCTGCCCCCGATGAAGAAGGCGCTGTCAACGAAGCCTTGATGCGCCTGGTGCAAGAGCACCTATTCAAGCTGCTGCTGACGGATGGAAAACAGATCGACTTGCCCAAGGTGGCCAAGGCTGTGGCCGAGCTGGGCCGGGCCTCGGTCGTGCAGAAGAAGTGGCAGAGCGAGGTGCGTGCCAAGGCCGAGTCGGCCGCTGCCCAGGTCGAGAAGATCGCCCGCAAGGGCGGCCTCAATGCCGAGACTGTGGACGCGATCCGCCGTGAGATTCTTGGGGTGGCAGCGTGAACGCCACCAGCGAGCACAAGCTATCCCCCCTGCATGAGGCCGTATCGGGCGGCCGGGTGCCCGGTACGCCTGTCGTCCTGCTTCCGTATCAACAGCGCTGGGTAAATTTGCGTGCGCCACTCAAGGTCGGTGAGAAGAGCCGGCGTATCGGCCTTACTTGGGCTGAGGCCGCCGACAACGTCTTGGTCGCGGCCAGCGCCACGGTGGCCGGTGGGATGAACGTCTACTACCTGGGCTACAACCAGGACATGACCGTCGAATACATCCAGTCCTGTGCGATGTGGGCGCGGGCATTCAACTATGCGGCGGGCGAGATCGAGGAAGCTATATGGCACGACGAGGACGCAGATAAGAACATCAAGACGTACATCATCACGTTCCCCTCGGGCTATCGCATCGTTGCCCTGACCAGCCGGCCCAGCAACTTGCGGGGCCGCCAGGGCGTGGTAGTGATCGACGAGGCGGCGTTCCACTCTGACCTGGCCGAGCTGCTCAAAGCGGCATTGGCGCTGCTCATCTGGGGTGGTGAGGTGCATGTGATCAGTACCCATAACGGCACCGACAACCCGTTCAACGAGCTGATCGACGAGATACGGGCAGGCAAGCGCAAGGGCGAGCTATTCCGCTGCACCTTCAAGGAGGCCGTGGCCGATGGCTTGTACAAGCGCGTATGCCTGCGCAAGGGCATCCCTTGGGCTGAGGCCGAAGAGCTGGAGTGGGTACAAGACGTTTACAGCTACTACAGCGATGCGGCCGAAGAGGAGCTGGATTGCGTGCCCAGTCAGGGCGGCGGGACTTTCCTTAGCCTTGCGATTCTTGAAGCCCGCAGCCGCTCCAGCGTGCCGGTATTGCGGCTGTCTTACCCCGTTGGGTACGAAGTAATCGCCGAGCCTCTACGCCTGGTCGATAGCTTGGCCTGGTGCGAGCGCGAATTAGCGCCGCTTTTGGCACAACTGCCGGCCGGTGCCTGGAGTTTCTACGGCATGGACTTCGCCCGTAGCGGCGACCTTTCTGTGATTGTTCCATTGCTCCAGGAGCAGGACAGCCGCAAGCGGCCGCCCTTCATGGTCGAGCTGCGAAACGTCCCCTTCAAACAGCAAGAGCAAATCCTGTTCTTCATCGTCGACCGCCTGCCTAACTTCATGGCCGGTGCCAACGACGCACGGGGCAATGGCCAGGCGCTGGCCGAGGCGGCAGCCGTGCAGTACGGCCACAACCGCATCAGCCAGGTGATGCTTACCGAGGGCTGGTATCGAGACAACATGCCCGGCCTCAAGGCCGACCTCGATGACGGGACGCTGTACGACCTGCCATCGGACCGTGACGTGATAGCCGATCTGCGTGCATTCCGCATGGTCAAGGGCGTGGCCCGAATTCCTGAGTCCAGGACAAACGAAAAAGGCGCGGCCCAGCGCCACGGCGACGCCGGTATCGCCATTGCCCTTGCCCGCTTCGCCAGCCGGATGGACATCGAGCAATACGGCTATGAGGCCGTGCGCTCCAGCAACAGCAATTCATTTGAAGACGACGACACGTTCAGCGGCGGCCGCAACGTGGGAGGTGTGTGGTAATGGCTGAATCCGTGATCGTTGACGCCCAAGGCCGGCCGATCCATAAAACCGAGCTGCTCCAGGAGCTGGTTCAAGCCAGCACCACGGGCGTCTATCAAGCGTGGACGGTCGAGTCTGTCTCGGCCACCCTCGACCCGGCGCGCCTGCGCTCGATCCTCAATGCCGCCGCCCAGGGTGACCATTACTCGTACCTCACCCTGGCCGAGGAAATGGAGGAGAAAGACCCGCACTATGCCGCCGTGCTGGGCACGCGCAAGCGGGCCGTCTCCGGGCTGCCAGTCGTTGTCGAGGCCGCGAGCGAGGACGAACACGACGAGCAACTGGCAGAAGCTGTGCGCGAGCTGGTCGAGGCGCCCGAGTTCAGCGACATGCTCGATGACCTGCTCGATGCCATTGGCAAAGGTTTCTCTGTCGCCGAGCCTATCTGGCAACTGATCGGCGACCAGTTCTGGCCAACCCGCTATGAGCACCGCGACCCGCGCTGGTTCCAGTTCGACAAGGTCACTGGCCAACGCCTGCAGTTGCGCAGCGAAGGCGGCGATGGTCTGGAGATTCCGCCCGGCAAGTTGATCGTCCACAAGCCGCGCTTGAAGTCAGGCCTGCCGATCCGCGGCGGTGTCGCGCGCCTGGTGGCCGTGTCGTTCATGTGCAAGGCGTTCGGCCTCAAGGACTGGATGCGCTATGCCGAGCTGTACGGTATGCCGCTGCGCATTGGCCGCTATGGGCCGGGTGCCAAGTCGGACGATATCGCCGTCCTGCGCCGTGCCGTGGCCCAGCTCGCGGCAGATGCCGCAGCCGTAATGCCGGAAGGCATGAAGATCGAGTTTGTAGAGATCGCCAACGCTGCAGGCGGCGCCGAGCTGTTCGAGCGCATGGCCGAGTGGCTCGACAAGCAGATCAGCAAGGGCGTGCTGGGGCAGACGATGACCACCGATGACGGGTCGAGCCAGAGCCAGGCCAACGTGCACAACGAAGTGCGTATGGAC harbors:
- a CDS encoding host-nuclease inhibitor Gam family protein, producing the protein MAPKKRLKAAAAQNIPQTRDQVVSDIKAIGDVQREITRLETQMNDEIGEVTERFAGPVDDLKKRLAALQGGVQGWCEAHRAELTDNNKVKFANLVTGEVQWRCRPPSVTVRGADTVLELLKVKGLERLIRTKEEVNKEAILNEPEAVEGLPGVTINRDIEDFAIVPFEQAVQ
- a CDS encoding DUF7168 domain-containing protein produces the protein MDRKKALDKVKKCLALANSSNPNEAAAAMRQARAMMEKYQLEQSDLDLYEIEEHSARSGSKMNPAQWEAYLAQIIAEAYACRLIFMPGLGDWRFVGEMAEVAGYAMTVLLRKVRQARREYIGNDLKRCKPANKTKRADQFCDGWVWAVRKEVMQFAGAAPSDATEAYMLKHYPKLITGKSIDRNSSTKAMSQRAISDATAGIRAANGVQLQHGVRGAEQLALT
- a CDS encoding Mor transcription activator family protein: MKLEQARDLLPPTVQRIAEVVGLPATMKLVAELGGTSWFFAQGVGRNGQARVAALAEIVGEEAAEKLGRYASERETIYIPKCDAALIALRDAEIHRQFEQATREGVSANTVVNELARTYQLSDRHIWRILKRLPELAAPSTPDLFN
- a CDS encoding gp16 family protein; the encoded protein is MSTGKTKIQIARRQLGLDDETYRAILKRTVGVESSKDLTPRQIGRVLVELERLGFKPKASTGRAKPKPAAERAKLVGKIEAQLAEAGRPWDYADALAARMYQVERLEWCDSKQLGGIITALAKDAERHGRPL
- a CDS encoding DUF3486 family protein: MPPRSKVGQLPAEVKAWLDQALIESNFSGYELLSAELAERGYSIGKSALHAYGQGFEERLSALKVASEQARAVVAAAPDEEGAVNEALMRLVQEHLFKLLLTDGKQIDLPKVAKAVAELGRASVVQKKWQSEVRAKAESAAAQVEKIARKGGLNAETVDAIRREILGVAA
- a CDS encoding AAA family ATPase produces the protein MSVSKIVPLTNVGLLASAIDRALQRPVGLPGLVVMFGPSGFGKSVAAACAANQHRAYYVECRDSWTKKAFLLAILRDMAITPARNISEMVDQIAEQLSLSNRPLIVDDVQYLLDKSAANVLTDLYNASQGTIILIGEEKVASSLSRLERLHNRVLEWVPAQAANLVDVKRLASVSYPNLRLADDLLQDLNNAVKGCLRRVAVNLHRVNSEATASGLEEVDLATWGKRGWFTGAAPARRVA
- a CDS encoding DUF935 domain-containing protein: MAESVIVDAQGRPIHKTELLQELVQASTTGVYQAWTVESVSATLDPARLRSILNAAAQGDHYSYLTLAEEMEEKDPHYAAVLGTRKRAVSGLPVVVEAASEDEHDEQLAEAVRELVEAPEFSDMLDDLLDAIGKGFSVAEPIWQLIGDQFWPTRYEHRDPRWFQFDKVTGQRLQLRSEGGDGLEIPPGKLIVHKPRLKSGLPIRGGVARLVAVSFMCKAFGLKDWMRYAELYGMPLRIGRYGPGAKSDDIAVLRRAVAQLAADAAAVMPEGMKIEFVEIANAAGGAELFERMAEWLDKQISKGVLGQTMTTDDGSSQSQANVHNEVRMDILRADAKQLAATLNRDLVQTFIDLNYGPQDRYPRIVLQVTEAEDLKALADALGPFIDRGLPVEASAILDKFGLSAPQSGAQVLRPQHSMQPLALNHQQQSCACSACGERKALNAEQPKRDELDELVADELGDWVPVMKPVLDPVQQLAQRVGTFDEFRAGLAGLLEEMDDSALIERLALAAFKARATGDVSDQL
- a CDS encoding response regulator; the protein is MAAGRKAIHLEMRGGKNNRQRVWEAIRAAADSFTSYNVARKSNVDHATVRTYLQGLMKGGYVKVLSGGRFEEQTFALANDIGAEAPAVTRDGKASTAGSGTEAMWRSLRILGELDAQELADQASIATPTTRSTAMRYLQWLVHAGYVQVVSKGAPGKPARYRLIPQRYSGPRPPMIQRIGQVFDPNLGKVVYRQPEPEGDE
- a CDS encoding DNA-binding protein, giving the protein MRKWFTSAELAGLDGMPSTERGVRKLAEREGWEGQRRLGSKAIEYPFGWLPPETQAALLARLVGQEEPQPETMQEQKPCERDALSASRFSDSQRSVMQARLSFVREIERMSKAVTQQRAIMTLVGLARDGDLPPYLAERVVRANDRKTADRSLSERTLMRWLSDYRNKGEAGLAPVRRQADMSVPAWAPDFLRHYQRPTKPSVETAYAEYAAKCTGDRPSIHQVRRFLNKLSAEARERGRRSPQELKALQPFKRRDTRSIMPGDVYTADGHKFDAEVLNPRTGKPYRPETTTVLDVGTRRALGYSIGEAESTVGVLDALRDAVKRGGMFAVFYVDNGSGFANDTVREVVDRLGGTMTHALPYNSQARGLIERAHQSIWVTAAKKLPSYIGAAMDKHAGTAVHRISRKQLREAGTTALIPTFAEFIAGVEFELEAYNNRPHRGLAKVRDPQTGRMRHMSPNEAWQAAIDSGWEPMLAPAELVEDLMRPQVVRPVRRGEITWAGHRYFLDSLRDLHGEDVSVAYDVRDASRVWVRTLEGHLLGEALLDGNASDYMPKTMIEQAYERREHGQMKRAIDKLETVTGKRVELLAPTTAPSANLEPVQLASAQQYAALTLDAQAAAFTVPGDPMARYDLWQSLNERHLAGATLTDDEARWHERYPAHPDFASIQRMYDQFAEPATARA
- a CDS encoding lysozyme; amino-acid sequence: MSLRGRIAAGTLLLASTGLMAFLGTWEGDGQNTVYGDKLARGLPTVCKGITKHTSPYPVIVGDYWSDERCEEVERLVVSNGQLELADCITNQDISQKTFDALSSHGHNFGNPSTCASRAVVLINRGRVAEGCNALAWGADGRPVWAYVTDANGRLVFVRGLHLRRLDERRLCLEGLQ